In Bradyrhizobium sp. G127, one genomic interval encodes:
- a CDS encoding FCD domain-containing protein yields MTAALPSFTRIEVAPAYQKVADAIEREIVNGRIKPNDPIGTESELVQQFGVNRSTVREGIRVLEESGLIRRDSSRRLYACLPRYNKLASRLSRALVLHEVTFRELYETAIILEIAAMEYAVDHATDDDIAEIALNIEKTEQSVGNPAAFAELDADFHILIAKASHNRVLLLAREPAGLLFFPTTEMVVRNVAEGMPRLIAAHHHLLDAIRKRDKEAGQVWMRRHVEDWRRGFERAGNSLDRPVERMYMEHALVAQKR; encoded by the coding sequence ATGACAGCCGCGTTGCCGAGTTTCACACGTATCGAGGTTGCGCCCGCCTATCAAAAGGTGGCCGACGCGATCGAGCGTGAGATCGTCAACGGCCGGATCAAGCCCAACGACCCCATCGGAACGGAATCCGAACTGGTCCAGCAATTCGGGGTCAATCGCTCCACGGTGCGCGAGGGCATTCGCGTTCTTGAGGAAAGCGGATTGATCCGGCGCGATTCCAGCCGCCGCCTGTATGCGTGCTTGCCGCGCTACAATAAGCTCGCCAGCCGCCTTAGTCGCGCGCTGGTGCTGCATGAAGTGACATTCCGGGAATTGTACGAAACCGCGATCATTCTCGAGATTGCGGCAATGGAATATGCGGTCGATCACGCCACCGACGATGACATCGCGGAGATCGCACTCAATATTGAGAAGACCGAGCAATCCGTCGGCAATCCTGCGGCGTTCGCCGAACTGGACGCGGATTTTCATATCCTGATTGCGAAGGCGTCCCATAACCGCGTGCTGCTGCTCGCGCGGGAGCCTGCGGGTCTGCTGTTTTTCCCGACCACCGAGATGGTGGTCCGCAATGTAGCCGAGGGCATGCCGCGTCTGATCGCCGCACACCATCATCTTCTGGACGCCATTCGAAAGCGCGACAAGGAAGCGGGTCAGGTGTGGATGCGGCGGCATGTCGAGGACTGGCGTCGCGGTTTTGAGCGCGCCGGCAATTCGCTCGATCGTCCGGTCGAGCGCATGTACATGGAACACGCATTGGTGGCGCAGAAGCGATAG
- a CDS encoding ABC transporter ATP-binding protein translates to MNISSLSLAFGGLKALTNVSFSVAPGAITAVIGPNGAGKTSLFNCISGFYRPSTGAIEFGGDDISKLHPPARAKMGLARTFQNIALFRGMTVLDNIKLGRHAHMHTNVFDALWYFGRAKREELELRSEIERRVLDFLEMEHIRDQPVASLSYGLRKRVELARALAMKPRILMLDEPVAGMNREETEDMARFILDVKEEWGVTILMVEHDMGLVMDISDHVVVLNFGQVIAAGKPVEIQNNPDVIAAYLGSGDVGDLSRRIAGERAA, encoded by the coding sequence TTGAATATCAGCAGTCTCTCGCTTGCGTTCGGGGGCCTGAAGGCACTGACGAATGTATCGTTCTCGGTCGCGCCGGGAGCGATCACGGCGGTGATCGGTCCGAACGGCGCCGGCAAGACCTCACTGTTCAATTGCATTTCCGGCTTCTATCGCCCTTCGACCGGCGCGATCGAATTCGGCGGCGACGACATCAGCAAATTGCATCCGCCGGCGCGGGCTAAGATGGGGTTGGCACGCACGTTCCAGAACATCGCGCTGTTTCGCGGCATGACCGTGCTCGACAATATCAAGCTCGGCCGCCACGCCCACATGCACACCAATGTGTTCGATGCGTTGTGGTACTTCGGCCGCGCGAAACGCGAAGAGCTTGAGCTTCGCTCCGAGATTGAGCGGCGAGTCCTTGATTTTCTTGAGATGGAACACATTCGAGACCAGCCGGTGGCCTCATTATCCTACGGCTTGCGCAAGCGCGTCGAGCTTGCGCGCGCACTCGCCATGAAGCCGCGCATTCTGATGCTGGATGAGCCGGTGGCGGGCATGAACCGCGAAGAGACCGAAGACATGGCGCGCTTCATCCTTGATGTGAAGGAGGAGTGGGGCGTCACCATCCTGATGGTCGAGCACGACATGGGCCTTGTGATGGATATTTCCGACCATGTCGTTGTATTGAATTTCGGTCAGGTGATCGCGGCCGGAAAGCCTGTGGAGATCCAGAACAATCCGGACGTCATCGCGGCTTATCTCGGCTCCGGCGATGTGGGCGATCTGTCGCGGCGAATCGCCGGCGAGAGGGCGGCGTGA
- a CDS encoding branched-chain amino acid ABC transporter permease, translated as MDWLFLFEIVLSGLGSGALLALTGIAFVLIYKATKVLNLAVGEMLMLCAYFFFGMTAALALPVWLAIILTVIGGGILGGVIERILIRPMLGESPISVFMVTVGLSSVLIGFVEFFWGSDPATLPNFLPSKPVFIGSAYISPKIAVSFVVATVLIAAFLVIFRTWRGGVALRATATDQGAAFSCGINVPAVFSVSWIVAGMAAAGSGILIGSIGGISPTMGVFGLSVLVAVIVGGLDSIAGALVAGLAIGVVEALVGTYLGGEFKLLVTFCILVVALMIRPYGLFGTVEIERL; from the coding sequence ATGGATTGGTTGTTCCTGTTCGAAATCGTTCTGTCGGGTCTTGGCTCGGGCGCGCTGCTGGCGCTGACCGGCATCGCTTTCGTGCTGATCTACAAGGCCACCAAGGTATTGAACCTTGCGGTCGGCGAAATGCTGATGCTGTGCGCCTATTTTTTTTTCGGAATGACCGCCGCGCTGGCGTTGCCGGTCTGGCTTGCGATCATCCTGACGGTGATCGGCGGCGGTATTCTCGGCGGCGTCATCGAGCGCATTCTGATCCGCCCGATGCTCGGCGAAAGCCCGATCTCGGTGTTCATGGTCACGGTGGGTCTGAGTTCGGTCCTCATCGGTTTCGTCGAATTCTTCTGGGGCAGCGATCCAGCAACCTTGCCGAACTTCCTGCCGTCGAAGCCCGTCTTCATCGGAAGTGCTTATATCTCGCCGAAGATCGCGGTGAGTTTCGTGGTGGCGACCGTCCTTATTGCGGCGTTCCTTGTGATCTTTCGCACATGGCGCGGCGGCGTGGCGTTGCGCGCCACGGCGACCGATCAGGGCGCGGCGTTTTCCTGCGGCATTAATGTGCCTGCGGTGTTCTCGGTGTCGTGGATCGTTGCCGGCATGGCGGCGGCGGGATCGGGCATTCTGATCGGCTCCATCGGCGGCATCTCGCCGACCATGGGTGTGTTTGGCCTGTCGGTGCTGGTCGCGGTGATCGTCGGCGGTCTGGACTCGATTGCCGGCGCTCTGGTTGCGGGCCTCGCGATCGGCGTCGTCGAAGCACTCGTCGGCACCTATCTCGGCGGTGAATTCAAGCTACTCGTCACCTTCTGTATCCTTGTGGTCGCATTGATGATCCGTCCCTACGGATTATTCGGCACTGTTGAAATCGAGCGACTCTGA
- a CDS encoding branched-chain amino acid ABC transporter permease: MRIGAVHQTYAQAEALLDTNFQRVMLAALFAALVLFPFFADQYWIYLACLVLIHIVSTTGLNILTGYTGLVSLGQAAFMSVGAYTVAILEIRVGTPFIINLILAGFVSAAVGLVVGVPSLRVKGLYLAIATIAASFILHFLFANGPAFLGGTQGLSMPPARLFGYDLARPFQLYWLFMPLTALSVVAAANLFRTRIGRAFIAIRDRDISAEVLGIPLLKYKLLSFALSSFYAGVAGGMWAYFFRVVTPESFPLIYSVFFLAAVIVGGMGTILGAILGAIFMTMVPEFLKIAVSYLTFIPNATAQLSPIRTIVFGALIIGFLLFEPQGLAEIWRRVRRFFHIWPFKK; this comes from the coding sequence ATGCGTATCGGTGCCGTCCATCAAACCTACGCCCAGGCAGAAGCGCTGCTCGACACCAATTTCCAGCGCGTGATGCTGGCTGCGCTGTTCGCGGCGCTGGTGCTGTTCCCGTTCTTTGCAGATCAATACTGGATCTATCTCGCGTGTCTGGTTCTCATTCACATCGTCAGCACGACTGGCCTCAATATTTTGACCGGCTACACCGGGCTTGTGAGTCTGGGGCAGGCGGCTTTCATGTCGGTGGGCGCGTACACGGTCGCCATTCTGGAAATCCGCGTCGGCACGCCGTTTATCATCAACCTCATCCTAGCCGGTTTCGTCTCGGCGGCTGTCGGCCTCGTCGTTGGCGTGCCGAGTCTGCGGGTGAAGGGGCTTTATCTGGCGATCGCGACCATCGCCGCGTCCTTTATCCTGCATTTCCTGTTCGCCAACGGTCCGGCGTTCCTCGGAGGGACTCAAGGGTTGAGCATGCCGCCAGCACGGCTGTTCGGCTATGATCTTGCGCGGCCATTTCAGCTCTACTGGCTGTTCATGCCGCTGACGGCGCTGTCGGTGGTCGCGGCAGCGAACCTGTTCCGCACCCGGATCGGCCGCGCCTTCATCGCCATCCGCGACCGTGACATTTCGGCGGAGGTGCTCGGCATTCCGCTGCTGAAATACAAGCTGCTCTCGTTCGCACTGTCATCGTTCTACGCAGGCGTCGCGGGCGGCATGTGGGCGTACTTCTTCAGGGTGGTGACGCCGGAAAGTTTCCCGCTGATCTATTCGGTGTTCTTCCTCGCCGCCGTCATTGTCGGCGGCATGGGGACCATTCTCGGCGCGATCCTCGGCGCAATCTTCATGACCATGGTGCCGGAGTTCCTGAAGATTGCGGTATCCTATTTGACTTTCATTCCGAATGCGACGGCGCAATTGTCGCCGATCCGGACGATCGTTTTCGGCGCGCTCATTATCGGGTTCCTGCTGTTCGAGCCGCAGGGCCTAGCCGAAATCTGGCGCCGCGTGCGGCGTTTCTTTCATATATGGCCGTTCAAAAAATGA
- a CDS encoding ABC transporter substrate-binding protein, translating to MRVFPTRRKVLSYAAAGCLALGLQAPAQAADDIVIGASMPMTGVFAFAGIALNNAFQDYVKIVNDAGGINGRKIKYVAEDTGYKVDNSVAVFNRITSQEKVSLYYGDSTAFSKTINAELNRRGDIVLAGASFASELNDPKNFPYQFIAGPDYSEMIGILLEYIAKTKPGAKIALVNSDTEFGRDPIVPTEKRAAELGLKIVEKIATPPTSVDVSTEVLKLRRADPDYTIFHGYILAPLPEFMTQAKQLGLKTKFMGTFWSMDNAIWAKSAEVADGFMGVMPYRYYFDTEGKSPMLEKIRQIRPEYQSTGYMQGFLTAMLMTEAAKRTLDAKKDLTAANMKASLNSIKDFDTGGIIGVPISIPGNTVPVGRVYQYDGANKTMKPVSDWIKIAK from the coding sequence ATGAGAGTCTTTCCAACGCGCCGCAAGGTGCTGTCTTATGCAGCCGCTGGCTGCCTCGCTCTAGGTCTTCAAGCTCCGGCACAGGCCGCCGACGATATCGTCATCGGCGCTTCAATGCCGATGACCGGCGTGTTCGCATTCGCCGGCATCGCGCTCAACAATGCGTTCCAGGACTATGTGAAGATCGTCAATGACGCCGGCGGCATCAACGGCCGCAAGATCAAGTATGTCGCTGAAGACACCGGCTACAAGGTCGACAATTCGGTGGCAGTGTTCAACCGCATCACTAGCCAGGAGAAGGTGAGCCTTTATTACGGCGACTCGACAGCTTTCTCGAAGACCATCAATGCCGAACTGAACCGCCGCGGCGACATCGTTCTCGCGGGGGCATCTTTTGCGTCCGAACTGAACGATCCGAAGAACTTTCCATATCAGTTCATCGCTGGTCCGGATTATTCGGAAATGATCGGCATCCTGCTGGAGTACATCGCCAAGACCAAGCCGGGCGCCAAGATCGCTCTCGTCAACTCCGACACCGAATTCGGGCGCGATCCGATCGTGCCGACCGAGAAGCGTGCGGCTGAACTCGGCTTGAAGATCGTAGAGAAGATCGCAACGCCCCCGACCAGCGTTGACGTGTCCACCGAAGTGCTCAAGCTGCGTCGCGCCGATCCGGACTACACGATCTTCCACGGCTACATTCTGGCGCCTCTGCCGGAATTCATGACGCAGGCCAAGCAGCTTGGCCTCAAGACCAAGTTCATGGGGACGTTCTGGTCGATGGACAACGCCATCTGGGCGAAGTCCGCCGAGGTGGCCGACGGCTTCATGGGCGTGATGCCGTATCGCTATTACTTCGACACCGAAGGCAAATCGCCGATGCTGGAGAAGATCCGGCAGATCCGCCCCGAGTATCAGTCGACCGGCTACATGCAGGGCTTTCTCACCGCGATGCTGATGACCGAAGCTGCCAAGCGCACGCTTGACGCCAAGAAGGATCTCACAGCGGCCAACATGAAGGCCTCGCTGAATTCCATCAAGGATTTCGACACCGGTGGCATCATTGGCGTGCCGATTTCGATTCCCGGAAACACCGTTCCTGTCGGCCGCGTCTATCAATATGACGGCGCTAACAAGACCATGAAGCCGGTCTCCGACTGGATCAAGATCGCGAAGTAA
- a CDS encoding ABC transporter ATP-binding protein: protein MTAEALLSVNNIEVVYNKTVQVLRGLSLKVDKGAVVALLGSNGAGKSTTLKAISNLLELEDGKVTTGEILFKGGAISRFAPHQLVRSGLFHVMEGRRIFEDLTVEENLTAATYAMTARAGGRTPFDLVYTYFPRLFERRTGRAGYLSGGEQQMLAIGRALIAQPELMLLDEPSLGLSPKLVEEIFTIIARINREQGVSMLLVEQNAAVAFAVSTYGYIMESGKIVTDGPTEQLIRDQDVREFYLGVGAANAETKGFRGIKHYKRRKRWLS from the coding sequence ATGACCGCGGAAGCACTTCTCTCCGTCAACAACATCGAGGTCGTCTATAACAAGACGGTCCAGGTGCTCCGCGGCCTGTCGCTGAAAGTCGACAAGGGAGCGGTGGTCGCATTGCTCGGCTCCAACGGGGCGGGCAAGTCGACCACGCTCAAGGCTATCTCCAATCTTCTCGAACTGGAAGACGGCAAGGTCACCACCGGCGAAATCCTGTTCAAGGGAGGCGCCATCTCGCGCTTCGCTCCGCATCAACTGGTGCGGAGCGGACTTTTCCATGTGATGGAAGGGCGCAGGATTTTCGAAGACCTGACGGTGGAGGAAAATCTCACCGCCGCGACCTATGCGATGACGGCGCGCGCGGGCGGCAGGACGCCGTTCGATCTGGTCTACACCTATTTCCCGCGTCTCTTTGAGCGCCGAACCGGACGCGCGGGTTATCTGTCTGGCGGCGAACAACAGATGCTAGCCATCGGTCGTGCGCTGATCGCGCAGCCCGAACTGATGCTGCTGGACGAGCCGTCGCTCGGTCTTTCTCCCAAGCTGGTGGAAGAAATCTTCACCATCATCGCGCGGATCAACCGCGAGCAGGGGGTCTCGATGCTGCTGGTGGAGCAGAACGCGGCAGTGGCATTCGCAGTCTCGACTTACGGCTACATCATGGAGTCGGGCAAGATCGTCACCGACGGGCCGACCGAGCAATTGATCCGCGATCAGGACGTGCGGGAGTTCTATCTCGGCGTTGGTGCCGCCAATGCCGAGACCAAGGGCTTCCGCGGCATCAAGCACTACAAGCGCCGCAAGCGCTGGCTCTCATGA
- a CDS encoding AMP-binding protein, which translates to MTERFPEHTLSQMLRENARRHPDRVAIRQKEFGIWNPCTWRGYYERACHIGLGFRALGLSAGGHVAILSENRIEWVLAQLGANIMDGIAVGVYPTSPSNEVAYVLAHSESEIIVCEDQEQVDKVLERRDELPKLQQIVVIETKGIRDYPPDQVISFETLEALGTDYETSHAALAGEILDRQLLSQIALIIYTSGSTGKPKGAMLSYNNIRAQALAATERLGLDQSESLLSYLPLCHVAEQMTTVMVPVYLGSLVNFGESIRTVQEDLREVAPSMFLGVPRIWEKLHSSIHIKLLEAGRVRRTLFERAYAACESFAEKNPADRTLSERVKFGLSYWLIFRALQNFIGLRETRIAMTGAAPISSAIVHFFRTIGVPLIEVYGLTESSGIALGQVLSDRRVGTVGSGIARMETRLGASNELLIRGDTVFSGYYRNEEATKASIRDGWLHTGDVAEFSDGHFRIVDRLKDIMITAGGKNLSPSEIENTVKASPFIKECIVIAEARKYVSALIQIDYDLAGKWAEEKGLAYTNFKNLTENASLRDLIQSEIDAANAQLAQVAQIRKFYLLTKELDHDDDEVTATMKVRRANVQVKYRAEIESLYR; encoded by the coding sequence ATGACCGAGAGATTTCCGGAACACACGCTGTCGCAGATGCTGCGCGAAAACGCACGCCGCCATCCGGATCGCGTGGCGATCCGGCAGAAAGAGTTTGGCATCTGGAATCCATGTACGTGGCGGGGCTATTACGAGCGCGCCTGCCATATCGGCCTCGGCTTTCGTGCGCTTGGTCTGAGTGCGGGCGGCCACGTGGCCATCCTGTCTGAGAATCGCATCGAATGGGTGCTGGCGCAACTCGGCGCCAACATCATGGACGGCATCGCGGTCGGCGTTTATCCGACCAGCCCGTCGAACGAAGTCGCCTACGTGCTGGCGCATTCGGAATCCGAAATCATTGTCTGCGAAGATCAGGAGCAGGTCGACAAAGTTCTGGAGCGTCGCGACGAATTGCCGAAGCTGCAGCAGATCGTGGTGATCGAAACCAAGGGCATCAGGGATTATCCGCCCGATCAGGTGATATCGTTCGAAACGCTGGAAGCCTTGGGCACGGATTATGAGACGAGCCACGCGGCTTTGGCCGGTGAGATACTCGACCGGCAGTTGCTCTCGCAGATCGCGCTCATCATCTACACGTCTGGTTCGACCGGAAAGCCGAAAGGTGCGATGCTGAGCTACAACAACATTCGCGCGCAGGCCCTCGCCGCCACGGAGCGGCTCGGCCTCGATCAATCGGAAAGCCTGCTGTCCTATCTGCCGCTCTGCCATGTCGCCGAACAGATGACGACGGTGATGGTGCCGGTCTATCTCGGCTCGCTGGTCAATTTCGGGGAATCGATCCGTACCGTGCAGGAAGACCTGCGCGAGGTGGCACCGAGCATGTTCCTTGGCGTGCCGCGCATCTGGGAAAAGCTGCATTCGTCGATCCACATCAAGCTTCTGGAAGCGGGACGCGTCCGGCGCACGCTGTTCGAGCGTGCCTATGCAGCTTGCGAGTCGTTCGCCGAAAAAAATCCCGCCGACAGAACGCTGTCCGAGCGTGTAAAGTTCGGACTGTCCTATTGGCTGATTTTCCGCGCCTTGCAGAACTTCATCGGCCTGCGCGAAACCCGCATCGCCATGACGGGGGCCGCGCCGATCTCGTCGGCGATTGTGCATTTCTTCCGCACCATCGGCGTGCCGCTGATCGAGGTCTATGGACTAACAGAAAGCTCGGGGATTGCGCTCGGGCAGGTGCTGTCCGACCGGCGGGTGGGCACGGTCGGCAGCGGCATTGCCCGCATGGAGACCAGGCTCGGCGCCTCGAATGAGTTGCTCATTCGCGGCGATACTGTGTTTTCAGGATATTATCGCAACGAAGAAGCGACCAAAGCCTCCATCCGCGATGGTTGGCTGCATACCGGCGATGTGGCGGAGTTCTCCGACGGTCACTTCCGCATCGTCGACCGTCTGAAGGACATCATGATCACCGCGGGCGGAAAAAATCTGAGTCCGTCCGAAATCGAGAATACCGTCAAGGCCAGTCCCTTTATTAAAGAATGCATCGTTATTGCCGAGGCGCGGAAATATGTCTCCGCGCTGATCCAGATCGACTACGATCTTGCCGGGAAGTGGGCCGAGGAAAAGGGGCTTGCTTATACCAATTTCAAAAATCTTACCGAGAACGCCAGCCTACGCGATCTGATCCAGTCTGAAATCGACGCGGCGAATGCGCAGCTCGCTCAGGTCGCGCAGATCCGAAAATTTTATCTGCTGACCAAGGAACTCGACCACGACGACGACGAGGTCACGGCGACGATGAAGGTCCGCCGGGCCAATGTTCAGGTCAAGTATCGGGCTGAAATCGAGAGTCTTTACAGGTGA
- a CDS encoding SDR family oxidoreductase yields the protein MTNQSNRVAIVTGASRGIGAAIAERLAKDGFTVVINYAGSQPEAEALVAKIEAAGGRALSVKADVSDPEAVRRMFNVTETAFGGVDVLVNNAGVMQLASFADADDAAFDRMIAINLKGTFNGLREAARHLRKGGRVINFSTSVVGTKLENYGIYAATKAAVETMTAILAKEMRGRNITVNAVAPGPTATDLFLNGKSPELIERMAKTAPLERLAQPADIAGTVSFLAGPDGGWINGQVLRANGGLV from the coding sequence ATGACCAACCAATCCAACAGGGTAGCAATCGTGACTGGGGCTTCGCGCGGAATAGGCGCGGCGATTGCCGAACGCCTCGCCAAGGACGGCTTCACCGTTGTCATCAACTATGCCGGCAGCCAGCCTGAAGCTGAGGCCCTTGTCGCAAAGATCGAGGCTGCAGGTGGTCGCGCCCTCTCCGTCAAGGCTGACGTCAGCGATCCGGAGGCGGTTCGCCGCATGTTCAACGTGACAGAAACAGCCTTTGGCGGCGTGGACGTGCTGGTGAACAACGCAGGCGTCATGCAGCTTGCAAGTTTCGCCGATGCCGATGATGCTGCATTCGACCGCATGATCGCCATTAACCTGAAAGGCACGTTCAACGGTTTGCGCGAAGCGGCCAGGCATTTGCGCAAGGGCGGCCGCGTCATCAACTTCTCAACGAGCGTTGTGGGAACAAAGCTGGAGAACTACGGAATCTATGCCGCGACCAAGGCCGCCGTCGAGACGATGACCGCGATCCTTGCGAAGGAAATGCGGGGCCGCAACATCACCGTCAACGCCGTGGCACCCGGCCCTACCGCCACCGATCTGTTTCTCAACGGCAAATCACCCGAGCTGATCGAGCGCATGGCGAAAACGGCGCCGCTCGAACGTCTCGCTCAGCCCGCCGACATCGCTGGCACAGTGTCGTTTCTCGCGGGCCCCGACGGCGGATGGATTAACGGCCAGGTGCTACGCGCCAATGGGGGCCTCGTCTGA
- the pqqA gene encoding pyrroloquinoline quinone precursor peptide PqqA codes for MAWKTPKIVEVPVGMEINMYACAVRK; via the coding sequence ATGGCCTGGAAGACCCCCAAGATTGTCGAAGTACCGGTCGGCATGGAAATCAACATGTACGCCTGCGCGGTGCGCAAGTAA
- the pqqB gene encoding pyrroloquinoline quinone biosynthesis protein PqqB, whose protein sequence is MRVVVLGAAAGGGVPQWNCNCGICRAARGARPELQATQASIAVSADNENWFLVNASPDLRQQFIATPQLHPRAGHLRHSPIAGVILTNGEVDAVAGLLSLREGWPFTIYAHQRVLSILKSNSIFNVLDEKRVRRMPIEFGVAFEPVLPDGSPSGLEILPFAAPGKRAWYLEGIAHPDGGDGDHGDTLGLRIADKRSGQHLYFLAACAALTPDLRQRLRGAPLIFFDGTLWSDDEMIAAGLGAKTGQRMGHMAMSGEEGAMAALADLGIARKIFLHINNSNPALLPDSDERAAVERAGWQIPSDGTEIAF, encoded by the coding sequence ATGCGCGTTGTCGTTCTAGGAGCTGCGGCAGGAGGCGGCGTTCCTCAATGGAATTGCAACTGCGGTATCTGCCGAGCGGCGCGCGGTGCGCGGCCGGAGTTGCAGGCGACCCAGGCGTCGATCGCCGTCAGTGCGGACAATGAGAACTGGTTTCTCGTCAACGCGTCGCCCGACCTACGCCAGCAATTCATCGCGACACCGCAGCTTCATCCACGCGCTGGCCACCTGCGCCATAGCCCCATTGCCGGGGTCATCCTGACAAACGGCGAGGTGGATGCCGTGGCGGGTCTGCTGTCGCTTCGCGAGGGCTGGCCCTTCACGATCTATGCTCACCAGCGCGTGCTTTCCATTTTGAAGTCGAATAGCATTTTTAACGTGCTTGATGAGAAGCGGGTGCGCCGGATGCCGATCGAATTCGGAGTGGCGTTCGAGCCCGTGCTGCCGGACGGTTCGCCCTCCGGCCTGGAAATTCTTCCCTTCGCGGCTCCCGGAAAACGCGCGTGGTATCTGGAAGGAATCGCGCATCCGGACGGAGGAGATGGCGACCATGGCGATACCCTCGGGCTGCGGATCGCCGACAAGCGAAGCGGCCAGCATCTGTATTTTCTTGCGGCCTGCGCGGCACTGACGCCCGATCTCAGGCAGCGCCTGCGAGGCGCGCCGCTGATTTTCTTCGACGGGACGCTCTGGAGTGACGACGAAATGATTGCGGCTGGTCTCGGGGCCAAGACCGGGCAGCGAATGGGCCACATGGCGATGTCCGGGGAGGAAGGGGCAATGGCCGCGCTTGCGGACCTAGGGATCGCGCGAAAAATCTTTCTCCATATCAATAATTCCAATCCAGCCCTGCTGCCGGACTCGGACGAGCGCGCTGCTGTCGAGCGGGCGGGCTGGCAAATTCCTTCGGACGGGACGGAGATCGCCTTTTGA
- the pqqC gene encoding pyrroloquinoline-quinone synthase PqqC, with the protein MIATSVFALKKGTPLGNADELETALRGIGATRYHNLHPFHKLLHGGKLNKGQVQAWALNRYYYQSSIPIKDAVVISRFRDRNVRLEWRHRIEDHDGDVGTEGGIERWLKLTEGLGLDSAYVESADGILPATRFAVDAYVHFVRDRTPLEAIASSLTELFAPNLHEERISGMLAHYDFVNPNIMSYFKRRLEQAPRDANFALDFVKRNAKAPEEREAVCNALIFKTNVLWVQLDALYHAYVDGHVPPGAFVPERD; encoded by the coding sequence TTGATTGCAACTAGCGTGTTTGCATTAAAGAAGGGGACGCCGCTCGGCAATGCGGATGAGCTTGAGACGGCCTTGCGTGGCATCGGCGCAACGCGTTATCACAACCTGCATCCATTTCATAAATTGTTGCACGGCGGCAAGCTCAACAAGGGCCAGGTTCAGGCGTGGGCGCTGAACCGCTACTACTATCAGAGTTCCATCCCGATCAAGGATGCGGTGGTGATCTCGCGTTTCCGCGATCGTAACGTTCGCCTGGAATGGCGGCACCGCATTGAGGATCACGACGGCGATGTCGGCACCGAGGGCGGTATCGAGCGCTGGTTGAAACTGACCGAAGGGCTCGGCCTCGACAGTGCCTACGTAGAATCTGCTGACGGCATTTTGCCCGCGACGCGCTTTGCGGTGGATGCTTATGTTCATTTCGTCCGCGACCGGACTCCGCTGGAGGCCATTGCGTCGTCGCTGACGGAACTGTTCGCGCCGAACCTCCACGAGGAACGGATCTCGGGCATGCTGGCGCATTACGATTTCGTTAATCCGAACATCATGAGCTACTTCAAGCGGCGGCTGGAACAAGCCCCTCGGGACGCCAATTTCGCGCTCGATTTCGTCAAACGGAACGCCAAAGCGCCGGAAGAGCGCGAAGCCGTATGCAATGCGCTGATCTTCAAGACCAACGTGCTCTGGGTCCAGCTTGACGCGCTGTATCACGCTTATGTTGATGGCCATGTGCCGCCGGGCGCTTTCGTGCCGGAGCGCGACTGA
- the pqqD gene encoding pyrroloquinoline quinone biosynthesis peptide chaperone PqqD, with amino-acid sequence MRSRRIDITKESRPVLARHARLKFDEKRQVWVILVPERVLAPDEIAVEILQLCDGIRDVDQIVDVLAAKYTADREMIGTDVMAMLRDLAEKGFLAEAQDTKL; translated from the coding sequence TTGCGAAGCCGCCGGATCGACATAACTAAGGAAAGTCGGCCGGTGCTAGCGCGGCACGCCAGGCTGAAATTCGATGAGAAGCGGCAAGTCTGGGTGATCCTCGTGCCCGAGAGGGTGCTTGCACCGGACGAGATCGCGGTCGAGATTCTACAACTCTGCGATGGGATTCGCGATGTCGATCAGATCGTCGATGTGCTTGCCGCAAAGTATACCGCCGATCGCGAGATGATTGGCACAGACGTCATGGCGATGCTGCGGGATCTTGCCGAGAAAGGATTTCTCGCAGAGGCACAGGACACGAAGTTATGA